The Rhodobacter sp. 24-YEA-8 DNA segment GCGAGGTCAAAGGCTATGAGGTCGCGGGCAAGACCGGCACCGCCGACAAGCCCAAGAAATCCGGCGGCTATTACAAGGACAAGGTGATCAACACTTTCGCCTCGACCTTCCCGGCCTCGAACCCGCGCTATGTGGTGATCGTGACGCTGGATGAACCCGCGGATACGTCGGGGCCACGGCCGCTGCGCACTGCTGGCTGGACCTCTGTACCGGTCACCGCCGAGATGATCCGCCGCATCGCGCCGCTGCTTGACGTGAGGCCGATAGTTGAACCCATCACCGGAGCTGCGCTAACAGCAGCGGCAAACTGAACGGGTGCCAGAGCTGCGGCTGAAAGCGGCAGCGAACTGAACGGGTGAAATATGGCGGGTGAAAAGCGGCTCTCGGGGCTTGGGCTGAAGGCAAGACAAAGCAGGGATCCGGTCCTGACCGGGATCACGGCCGACAGCCGGGCGGTAAAGCCCGGCTTCCTCTTTGCGGCACTGCCCGGAAGCCTGCGCCATGGCGCAGATTTCATCGCAACCGCGCTGGAAAAGGGCGCAGCCGCGATCCTCACCGATCCGATGGGCGCGGTGATCGGGACCGAAGTGATCGGGCTGAAAGAGGTGGCGCTGGTCGTGGTGGACGAGCCGCGCGAGGCCCTCGCGCGCGCAAGCGCCCTCTGGTCGGGCGCCCAGCCTGCCGTGATGGCGGCGGTCACCGGCACCAATGGGAAGACCAGCGTTGCCACCTTTACGCGCCAGATCTGGCAGGCGCTTGGCAAGCCTGCGATCAATATCGGCACGACCGGGGTGGAGGGCGACTGGCAGGCACCATCCGCCCATACCACCCCCGACCCGGTGACCCTGCATGCCATGCTGGCAGATGCGGCGGCAGACGGCATCACCCATGCCGTGATGGAGGCCTCCTCGCACGGGCTCGACCAGCGCCGCCTCGAAGGCGTGCGCCTGAAAGCCGCGGGCTTCACCAATCTGACCCAGGACCATCTCGACTATCACCACACGATGGAGGCCTATTTCACCGCGAAAGCCGGCCTCTTCACCCGGCTTCTTCCCGATGACGCGGTGGCGGTGATCAATCTCGATGGCGCCTATGGCCCTGAAATGGCCGAGCTCGCCGAGGCCCGCGGCCTGCCGGTGCTGCGTGTCGGACGCGGCGAGACCGGGCCGCTCCCCGATCTGCAGATAAAAGCGATCCGCCCCGATGCGACCGGCCAGGAATTGCGGCTCTTGTGGCAGGGTAAGCCCTTCCAGGCGCGGCTGGGTCTGACCGGCTCCTTCCAGGCGGAAAATGTCGCCCTGGCGGCGGGCCTTGTCATCGCCTGTGGCGAGAAACCGGACCGCGTGATGGAGGCGCTGCCCGGCCTCAAAGGCGTGCGCGGCCGGATGGAACTGGCAGCGACCCGCAGAAATGGCGCGCCGGTCTATGTCGATTACGCCCATACGCCCGATGCCATCGCCACCGCGCTGCGAGGCCTGCGCCCGCATGTGATGGGCCGCCTGATCGTGGTCTTCGGCGCCGGCGGCGACCGCGACCGCACGAAACGCCCGCTGATGGGCGAGGCTGCACAGGCCAATGCCGATATCCTCTTCGTGACCGACGACAATCCGCGCTCGGAAGAGCCCGCCGCCATTCGCGCCGAGATTATGGCCGCCTGCCCGGAGGCCAATGAGGTCGGTGACCGCGCCGAGGCGATCCTGCGCGCCGTTGACGCGCTTCTCCCTGGCGACGCCCTGCTGATTGCGGGCAAAGGCCATGAAACCGGCCAGATCATCAAAGGCGAAGTCTATCCTTTCGACGATGTCGAACAGGCCTCGGTCGCGACCGCCGCGCTGGACGGGCTGATCTGATGCGCGACATTGCCCATTTCATCTGTCTGGAAATATCCCCGGGGGGCGGCTCCGCAGGAGCCGGGGGGCAGGCAGCCCCCCTCCTCCCCGAGCCACAGGACGCGCGCGTATGACCCCGCTCTGGACCTCCTCTGATGCCGCAACCGCCACCGGCGGGCGCACCAGCCGCGACTGGGCCGCCACCGGCGTCTCGATCGATACCCGGACACTGAAGCAAGGCGATCTCTTCGTGGCGCTGGCCGCCGCGCGGGATGGCCATGATTTCGTGGCCCAGGCGCTGGAAAAAGGCGCCGCCGCCGCTCTGGTCACCCATATCCCCGAAGGCGTCAGTCCGGAGGCGCCACTCCTGATCGTGCCCGATGTCCTTAAAGGTCTCGAAGCCCTCGGGCGCGCGGCCCGCACCCGCACCAAAGCCCGGGTCATCGGTGTCACCGGTTCTGTCGGCAAGACCTCGACCAAGGAAATGCTGCGCGCCATGCTTTCGGGTCAGGGCGTCACCCATGCGGCGGAAGCCAGCTATAACAACCATTGGGGCGTGCCGCTGACCCTCGCCCGGATGCCGGTCGACAGTGATTTCGCGGTGATCGAGATCGGCATGTCGAACCCGGGCGAGATCGCGCCGCTCGCGCGCCTTGCCCGCCCGCATGTCGCGCTGATCACCACCGTTGCCCCGGCCCATATGGCCGCTTTCGGCTCCATCGAGGGGATCGCCCGCGAAAAAGGCGCGATTTTCGAAGGGCTGGAGCCGGGCGGCACCGCCGTGATCAATCTTGATCTCGACACCACGCCGGTTCTCACCGCGCTGGCAGAAGCCGCCGGCGCGCAGATCCTGGGCTTTGGCCGTGCCAGGGACGCCGCCTGGCATCTCGACGAGGTACGTCCGGGCGATGAGATCACCGTGGTCCGCGCCAGCCATGACGGGCAGATGAGCCTTTTCCGCATCGCCTCGCCCGGCGCGCATTTCGCGATGAACGCGCTTGGTGCGCTGGCCTCGGTCGCGGCGCTCGGCGCCGATCCGGTGCTGGCCGCACATGATCTCGGGCGCTGGCAGCCCCCCTCGGGGCGCGGCACCCGCGAGCGGATCGAGCTCGACGTGGTGGAAGAGACCTTCTTCGATCTGATCGATGACAGTTTCAACGCGAACCCGGCCTCGCTGGCCGCCAGTCTCGACATGCTGATCCGCGCGAAACCGGTTGACGGGATCGGCGCCCTCGGCGCTGGCCGCCGCATCGCAGTTCTCGGCGATATGCTGGAACTTGGCCCGCAGGAATTGCAGCTCCATGCCGCGGTCGCGGATCACCCCGGGCTGAAAGCGGTCACCCTGATCCACTGCGTCGGGCCGCGCATGCGGGAACTTCACCGCGCGCTTCCCCTTGCGCAGCGCGGCGAATGGGTGGAAACGGCGGCGGAACTGGCGGGACGTGCCCGCGCATTGATGGATCCGGGCGATATCCTGCTCGTCAAGGGCTCCAAAGGATCGAAAGTCAGTCTTGTGGCCGAAGCCCTGCGCCGTCTGGGCACTGCCCGCATGAAAACCGAAGGAACCGAGTGAATGCTTTTCTGGCTGACCGAACTCTCTGACGGGGGCGATTTCTTCAATCTGTTCCGGTATATCACCTTCCGGGCAGGGATGGCTTTCGGCACTGCGCTGATCTTCGGTTTCATCTTCGGGCGTCCGCTGATCAACCTCTTGCGCCGCAAGCAGGGGAAGGGGCAGCCGATCCGCGATGACGGGCCGCAGAGCCATTTCGCGAAAGCCGGCACCCCGACAATGGGGGGGCTCCTGATCCTTTCGGCCCTGACGATTTCGACGCTCCTTTGGGCGCGGCTTGATAATCCTTATGTCTGGATCGTGCTGCTGGTCACGCTGGCCTTCGGCCTGATCGGTTTCGCGGATGACTATGCCAAGGTCACCAAACAGAACACCAAGGGCGTGTCGTCACGTATCCGGTTTATCCTTGGCCTGGTGATCGCGGGCCTTGCGGCCTGGGCGGCGGCGCGGTTCCACCCCGAAGGGCTGACCAATCAGCTGGCCATGCCTTTCTTTAAGGATGCGCTGATCAATCTGGGGATCTTCTTTGTGCCTTTCGGCATGATCGTGATTGTGGGCGCCGCCAATGCGGTGAACCTGACCGACGGGCTGGATGGTCTGGCAATCATGCCGGTGATGATCGCCGCCGGCACGATCGGCGTTATCGCTTATGTGGTCGGCACCTCGACCATGGCGAATTACCTCGGTGTCCATGCCGTGCCGGGTACGGCGGAACTGGTGATCTTCGCCTCGGCGCTGATCGGCGGCGGGCTTGGCTTCCTGTGGTATAATGCGCCGCCCGCAGCGGTGTTCATGGGCGATACCGGCTCGCTCGCGCTTGGCGGCGCTTTGGGCGCGATGGCGGTCTGCACCAAACACGAGATCGTTCTGGCCATCGTCGGCGGCCTTTTCGTGGTCGAGGCGCTGAGCGTGATCATCCAGGTGCTGTACTACAAACGCACCAAAAAACGGATCTTCCTGATGGCGCCGATCCACCACCATTTCGAGAAAAAGGGCTGGGCCGAGCCGCAGATCGTGATCCGCTTCTGGATCATCTCGCTGATCCTCGCGATGATCGGGCTGGCGACGCTGAAGGTGCGCTGAAGCCGGGCCCCGAAATCCGGTAAGGACCGCCGCTTTCCCTGACGGTGAACCTTAGGTTCTTTTGTTCCCCCGGGGCCGTCAGGTCCGGACCCGGGGGGCTGCATCCCTGTCATGCGGGATCAGCTTGCGCTGAGGCAATCCGCGGTGGCAATCACGGCATCACGGGTTCCCGTGAGATCAAGCAGCGCCACCTCACCGTCGGAATTTGACAGGCTCAGCGTATTTTTCAGCGCCAGATCCGTAATGAATTCCTCATTCTCGATCAGCACGATAATGCCGCCGATCTCATTGTCACTCACGCCATGGCCATCGGCCTCCCATTTCTGGTCATCCAGATCGATGGTCATCGGATAGGCATTGCCATCGGTGATATCGGTCCAGTCGCTGTTGAACACGGCCATGAAAGCCGCATCTTCTTTGAGATCAAAGCCGACCTGAACGATTGATCCGTCCTCGAACGCGGACATCATATAACAGCCGCCGCCCATATTCGCGTCGCGGTAGATCTCCCAGCCGCCTGCCTCGCCAACCACTTCTGCGGCCTGGCCCGGAGCGAGCGACACCATCAGGGCAATGCCGGCAAGCGTAAAACTTCTGAACATTATAGTAATCTCCTCTGAGTATGAGAGGATGTCTGGCATCGGCTTTGGGTTCCCGCAAGGGGCGAACTCCCTCTCATCCGGTATCGTTCTGGTTTGCATCACCGGCTCAGAGTTCTGATCCGACCTTCCCTGATCCCCCGGCGGGGTGGGGCGGTCTCAGCGATCCAGCGCGCCTTTGCCGGCAAGGATCTTCGGGCGGAATTTCTCGATCCGTGCGATCCGCGTGGCCGATGTCTTCGCACCGCTCAGGTTGAAGGCGTAGCTTTTCTGCCGCCCCGGGGTCAGCGCGTGGAAGGCCTCGGCCAGGTCCGGATCGGCGTCCAGCGCTTCGACA contains these protein-coding regions:
- a CDS encoding UDP-N-acetylmuramoyl-L-alanyl-D-glutamate--2,6-diaminopimelate ligase; translated protein: MAGEKRLSGLGLKARQSRDPVLTGITADSRAVKPGFLFAALPGSLRHGADFIATALEKGAAAILTDPMGAVIGTEVIGLKEVALVVVDEPREALARASALWSGAQPAVMAAVTGTNGKTSVATFTRQIWQALGKPAINIGTTGVEGDWQAPSAHTTPDPVTLHAMLADAAADGITHAVMEASSHGLDQRRLEGVRLKAAGFTNLTQDHLDYHHTMEAYFTAKAGLFTRLLPDDAVAVINLDGAYGPEMAELAEARGLPVLRVGRGETGPLPDLQIKAIRPDATGQELRLLWQGKPFQARLGLTGSFQAENVALAAGLVIACGEKPDRVMEALPGLKGVRGRMELAATRRNGAPVYVDYAHTPDAIATALRGLRPHVMGRLIVVFGAGGDRDRTKRPLMGEAAQANADILFVTDDNPRSEEPAAIRAEIMAACPEANEVGDRAEAILRAVDALLPGDALLIAGKGHETGQIIKGEVYPFDDVEQASVATAALDGLI
- the murF gene encoding UDP-N-acetylmuramoyl-tripeptide--D-alanyl-D-alanine ligase, which produces MTPLWTSSDAATATGGRTSRDWAATGVSIDTRTLKQGDLFVALAAARDGHDFVAQALEKGAAAALVTHIPEGVSPEAPLLIVPDVLKGLEALGRAARTRTKARVIGVTGSVGKTSTKEMLRAMLSGQGVTHAAEASYNNHWGVPLTLARMPVDSDFAVIEIGMSNPGEIAPLARLARPHVALITTVAPAHMAAFGSIEGIAREKGAIFEGLEPGGTAVINLDLDTTPVLTALAEAAGAQILGFGRARDAAWHLDEVRPGDEITVVRASHDGQMSLFRIASPGAHFAMNALGALASVAALGADPVLAAHDLGRWQPPSGRGTRERIELDVVEETFFDLIDDSFNANPASLAASLDMLIRAKPVDGIGALGAGRRIAVLGDMLELGPQELQLHAAVADHPGLKAVTLIHCVGPRMRELHRALPLAQRGEWVETAAELAGRARALMDPGDILLVKGSKGSKVSLVAEALRRLGTARMKTEGTE
- the mraY gene encoding phospho-N-acetylmuramoyl-pentapeptide-transferase → MLFWLTELSDGGDFFNLFRYITFRAGMAFGTALIFGFIFGRPLINLLRRKQGKGQPIRDDGPQSHFAKAGTPTMGGLLILSALTISTLLWARLDNPYVWIVLLVTLAFGLIGFADDYAKVTKQNTKGVSSRIRFILGLVIAGLAAWAAARFHPEGLTNQLAMPFFKDALINLGIFFVPFGMIVIVGAANAVNLTDGLDGLAIMPVMIAAGTIGVIAYVVGTSTMANYLGVHAVPGTAELVIFASALIGGGLGFLWYNAPPAAVFMGDTGSLALGGALGAMAVCTKHEIVLAIVGGLFVVEALSVIIQVLYYKRTKKRIFLMAPIHHHFEKKGWAEPQIVIRFWIISLILAMIGLATLKVR